Proteins encoded in a region of the Moritella marina ATCC 15381 genome:
- a CDS encoding YfcL family protein — protein sequence MSKPTYQSKLMEKLDGFVEQGTSDQLFAAQYLHGHVTFATAKCENIGKIYPHDIKFQVVHSLRDALVSNELTPQKQALVLGMWDDINKH from the coding sequence TTGTCTAAACCTACTTATCAAAGCAAGCTAATGGAAAAGCTTGATGGATTTGTAGAACAAGGAACGTCGGATCAACTATTTGCGGCCCAATATTTACACGGCCACGTTACTTTTGCTACGGCAAAGTGCGAAAATATAGGTAAAATTTATCCCCACGACATTAAATTTCAAGTCGTGCATAGCTTACGAGACGCTCTGGTTTCAAATGAGTTAACCCCTCAGAAACAAGCGCTGGTACTCGGCATGTGGGATGATATCAATAAACATTGA
- a CDS encoding esterase/lipase family protein has protein sequence MLKKTRTLLPVLAGALCFMVTPAQADTSGKTKYPVVLVHGLAGFDSVLADYFYGVKGALADVGATDVYTPQVSGYDTSEVRGEQLLSYLEQLSAVTGAEKFNLIGHSQGGIDSRYVASVRPELIASVTSVGSPHRGSGTADVIKDSPLEGPAMAIGNAVASLLAVATGNNDNAVNAMGSLEALNSKDAAIFNAKYPEGLRQGECKATPSYNAGSWYWPNWVYDYSVNDGEHNVNGVSYYSWGGTYNPVFNSNVLDLADGLLAVTYLTIDEENDGVVGRCSTHLGKVIRDDYTMNHADEINGMFGLRGLGSTSPLPLYSAHAKRLTSAGL, from the coding sequence ATGTTAAAAAAAACTCGGACTTTACTTCCTGTCTTAGCTGGAGCCTTGTGCTTCATGGTTACACCCGCTCAAGCGGATACCTCGGGTAAAACCAAATACCCTGTGGTATTAGTGCATGGCCTCGCTGGTTTTGACAGTGTACTCGCAGACTATTTTTATGGTGTGAAAGGGGCATTAGCAGATGTTGGTGCGACAGACGTGTATACGCCACAAGTCAGTGGTTATGATACCAGTGAAGTACGTGGCGAGCAGTTACTGAGCTATTTAGAGCAACTTAGTGCCGTCACGGGCGCTGAGAAGTTTAACTTAATTGGCCATTCGCAAGGTGGTATTGATTCTCGCTATGTGGCGTCAGTTCGACCTGAGCTGATCGCGTCGGTTACCTCTGTGGGGTCGCCGCATCGAGGTTCTGGTACTGCGGATGTTATTAAGGATTCGCCATTAGAAGGTCCAGCGATGGCGATTGGTAACGCGGTTGCCAGTTTACTCGCTGTTGCGACTGGTAATAATGATAATGCTGTTAATGCAATGGGATCATTAGAGGCGTTGAACTCTAAAGACGCAGCGATTTTTAATGCGAAATACCCTGAGGGTTTAAGGCAAGGAGAATGTAAAGCGACGCCAAGTTATAACGCCGGTTCTTGGTACTGGCCAAACTGGGTGTATGACTATTCAGTCAATGACGGTGAGCATAACGTTAACGGTGTATCGTATTACTCATGGGGCGGTACATATAATCCTGTATTCAATTCTAATGTACTTGATCTTGCTGATGGCTTATTAGCGGTAACGTATCTTACGATAGATGAAGAAAATGATGGGGTTGTTGGACGCTGTTCTACTCATTTAGGTAAAGTCATTCGTGATGATTACACCATGAACCACGCGGATGAAATTAATGGCATGTTCGGCTTACGTGGTTTAGGCAGTACGAGTCCTTTACCTTTATATTCGGCACACGCGAAGCGTTTAACAAGCGCTGGGCTGTAA
- a CDS encoding lipase secretion chaperone gives MSFKSTPLIMVIGLFVVIAVVGGTLLSSDDEAAISVKSTSPILSEIVVKQTSYPLAPEAINALVNRGDDGLVEDTERQAVPLLLPSSLLGAVLPLTLDVNELGELVINKKIQHLFDFYLSAMGEESLDIIVLRIKHSLTSQLTDPALTQSMDIFSGYLQYLNEVTVIKQQFEQGADPENSGEYTLDKVIEVRDMVLDARTNYLDDDVIAAFFGQADEYEDYMLSLAKINKDTGLNSAEKQVAKAALDTTAPEWLLTQQHNANQLNEYRDQYQALEAQGASQRELQDLTQQSFSPEVADRLAALEVKREQWQVKLAEYREELAVIKDNAGDESSDSEQQQLDIAQLREAYFSPQEIKRVSALDAIDRAR, from the coding sequence ATGTCATTTAAATCAACACCGCTTATCATGGTTATTGGGTTATTCGTCGTCATTGCAGTTGTGGGGGGCACATTATTATCGTCAGACGATGAAGCAGCCATTTCAGTAAAATCAACATCGCCGATTTTATCGGAAATAGTCGTAAAGCAAACGAGCTATCCATTAGCGCCAGAAGCGATTAACGCCCTCGTTAATCGGGGGGATGACGGGCTTGTTGAGGATACCGAACGACAAGCTGTGCCGTTGTTATTACCTAGCTCCTTGTTAGGTGCTGTATTACCACTAACACTGGATGTGAATGAATTGGGTGAATTGGTTATTAACAAAAAAATTCAGCATTTATTTGATTTTTATCTGTCGGCAATGGGAGAAGAAAGTCTCGACATTATTGTTCTGCGTATAAAGCACAGCCTGACATCGCAGCTTACTGATCCTGCATTGACTCAAAGTATGGATATATTTTCGGGCTATCTACAATATTTAAATGAAGTGACTGTGATTAAGCAGCAATTTGAGCAAGGTGCTGATCCTGAAAATAGTGGTGAATATACCTTAGACAAGGTAATTGAAGTGCGTGACATGGTTCTCGATGCGCGCACTAATTATCTTGATGATGATGTTATTGCGGCTTTTTTCGGTCAAGCAGATGAGTACGAAGATTACATGTTAAGTTTGGCTAAGATTAATAAGGATACTGGATTAAATAGCGCTGAAAAACAGGTGGCGAAGGCAGCGTTAGATACAACTGCACCGGAGTGGTTATTGACGCAACAGCATAACGCGAATCAACTCAATGAATATCGAGATCAGTATCAAGCTTTAGAAGCGCAAGGCGCGAGTCAACGAGAACTACAAGATTTAACCCAACAATCATTTTCACCTGAAGTGGCAGATCGTTTAGCCGCACTGGAGGTTAAACGTGAACAGTGGCAGGTTAAGCTAGCTGAATATAGAGAAGAACTGGCTGTTATTAAGGATAACGCGGGCGATGAAAGCAGCGATAGTGAGCAACAACAGCTCGACATTGCCCAATTACGGGAGGCTTATTTTAGCCCCCAAGAAATTAAACGCGTCAGTGCTTTAGATGCTATCGATAGGGCGCGTTGA